TTGCCTCAGCTCAGGCGAGGGCTGCGGTTGGCTCTTGGCCCATCGCCTGGGCGCTCGGCCCGTGGCAGTGGCCGCGTTGGTGGCCGCCGCCTGGGGGCTCTGGCGCCGCCAGAGCGAACGACTCCTGGCCGCGCTGGCGGCCTTGGCCGTGCTGGCTCAGGTGGCGCTTGGGGTGCTGAGCCTGCGTCTCACCCTGGCGGTGCCCGCCGTCACCGTGGCGCACCAATTGATGGCGGCCTTCCTGGTGGCGGTGCTCGCCGCCTGGTTCAGCCGCAGCTTGCTTCAGCCCGCTTATTTGGAGGTGACTCGTGGTTAGTGCTCCTGCTGCTTCAACGGGTCTGAGCCGTGACCAGGCGGTGCCCTCGCGGGCACGGATCAAGCTGCCGCCTTGGCTGGAGGTGGCCAAGCCGCGCCTGATTCCGCTCCTGCTGGCCACCACCCTCGGGGGCATGGCCCTCTCCGAGGGGTGGCCCCTGCCGCCGTTGCGCTTGGCCTGCACCCTGGGTGGCGGTGCGTTGGCGGCAGCGGCCGCTGGTGTTCTCAACTGCCTTTGGGAGCAAGAGCTCGATGGCCGCATGCAGCGCACCAGCTCCCGGGCGCTGCCCTCCGGTCGCTTGTCGATGGGCACGGCTTTCGCCATTGCCGTGGCGCTTGCCCTCACGGCGGCCACCCTGCTGGTGGGCGGCGTGAATTGCCTCGCCGCAAGCCTGGCGCTGCTGGGGCTCTGCAGCTACGTGCTGCTCTACACCGTCCTGCTCAAGCCCCGCACCCCGCAAAACATCGTGATCGGCGGGGTGGCCGGCGCCATCCCGCCCCTGGTGGGGGCCGCGGCGGCCACGGGTCACCTGGGCCTAGGGAGCTGGTGGCTGTTCGCGCTGGTGATGGTGTGGACCCCCGCCCACTTTTGGGCCCTGGCCCTGCTGCTGCGCGAGGACTACCGCGCCGTGGGGATTCCGATGCTGCCGGTGGTGAAGGGCACCGCCGCCACCGCTCGTGGCATCAGCTTTTATGCCGCCCTCACGGTGTTGCTCAGCCTGTTGGGGGTGTGGGCACTGCCCAGTGGCGGGCTGCTCTATGGCTTGTTGCTGCTGCCGTTCAATGCCCGTCTGATTCAGATGGCCTGGCGGCTCCATCAAGATCCCGATGATGTGCAGCGCGCCCGTGGCTTGTTCCGCTGGTCGATCCTGTATCTATTCGGGATCTGCCTGCTGTTGCTGATGGCTCGGCTGCCGTCGGGTGCTGTGTTCAGTTCCCAGGGTTGGGATCTGCTGGCGCTGGCTGGGTCCGGCAAGCCAGGTTTCACCCTGGCTGCGGTTTTGGCGGCCTGAGCTTTCTAGATTGGCCTCTTCACGGGCCACTGGGAGCCTGAACTCTTGGCGGATGGGATGCCGGAAGCGGTGATCGAGCTCCAGGACGTGAGCAAGCGCTATGGCAAGGGTGATCGCGCTGTTGTGGCGCTCGATGGCCTCAATCTGAGCGTGCCCGCGGGCAGTCTGTTTGGGCTGCTCGGCCCCAATGGCGCCGGCAAAACCACCACCCTGCGGATCCTGGCCACCCTGCTCGCCCCCTGCAGCGGCAGCGTGCGCGTGGCCGGGGTGAATGCCCTGGAGGATCCCCGCGG
This sequence is a window from Synechococcus sp. HK05. Protein-coding genes within it:
- a CDS encoding heme o synthase; amino-acid sequence: MVSAPAASTGLSRDQAVPSRARIKLPPWLEVAKPRLIPLLLATTLGGMALSEGWPLPPLRLACTLGGGALAAAAAGVLNCLWEQELDGRMQRTSSRALPSGRLSMGTAFAIAVALALTAATLLVGGVNCLAASLALLGLCSYVLLYTVLLKPRTPQNIVIGGVAGAIPPLVGAAAATGHLGLGSWWLFALVMVWTPAHFWALALLLREDYRAVGIPMLPVVKGTAATARGISFYAALTVLLSLLGVWALPSGGLLYGLLLLPFNARLIQMAWRLHQDPDDVQRARGLFRWSILYLFGICLLLLMARLPSGAVFSSQGWDLLALAGSGKPGFTLAAVLAA